In a single window of the Gemmatimonadota bacterium genome:
- a CDS encoding four helix bundle protein — MPSYRDLKAWQLARENALEIYRYVDRCWTPQRAAPLDQLRRAALSVQLNIAEGQASGPGLRCRFHLRVAHASAVETHDLLSFLADLGAELTPMLERSVRVQQLTYRLWKAS; from the coding sequence ATGCCTTCCTATCGCGACCTGAAAGCTTGGCAGCTGGCACGTGAAAACGCGCTGGAGATCTATCGGTACGTTGATCGCTGCTGGACGCCACAAAGAGCGGCGCCGCTCGACCAGTTACGTCGGGCGGCGCTGTCGGTGCAATTGAACATTGCGGAAGGTCAGGCGTCTGGACCTGGGCTCCGCTGCCGATTCCATCTGCGAGTCGCCCATGCGTCAGCGGTGGAGACCCACGACCTGCTCAGTTTCCTGGCGGATCTCGGGGCGGAGCTCACCCCGATGCTCGAACGGTCGGTCAGGGTCCAACAGTTGACGTATCGACTGTGGAAAGCGAGCTAG